One stretch of Methylopila sp. 73B DNA includes these proteins:
- a CDS encoding alpha-E domain-containing protein, whose protein sequence is MLSRTADNLFWLSRYVERAEALARILEATQRLASLPVAYAGSSNEWESAVFTAGCDDGFFAKYEDATAETVIDYLVFEKENPSSIVSCFEVARHNARAVRTALTVEMWEAINGAWLELRRRQDRKLEGEELTRFLGWVKEIGLRFDGSGHRTMLRNDIYDFSRLGMLLERADNTARILDVKYHLLLPKETQVGGGLDYYQWSAILRAVSAVTSYHWVYRESLKPWLIADLLILNDQMPRSLAACYGDLVRHLDDLASGYGRQGPAQRIARSTRIKLENAEIKQVFQGGLHEFITEFIADNNRLGAAIAEQYLV, encoded by the coding sequence ATGCTGAGCCGCACCGCCGACAACCTGTTCTGGCTGTCGCGCTACGTCGAGCGCGCGGAAGCGCTCGCCCGCATCCTGGAGGCGACCCAGCGCCTCGCGTCGCTCCCCGTGGCCTACGCCGGCTCGAGCAACGAGTGGGAGAGCGCGGTCTTCACCGCGGGCTGCGACGACGGGTTCTTCGCCAAATACGAGGACGCCACGGCCGAGACCGTGATCGACTACCTCGTGTTCGAGAAGGAAAACCCGTCCTCGATCGTCAGCTGCTTCGAGGTCGCCCGGCACAACGCCCGCGCGGTCCGCACGGCGCTGACCGTGGAGATGTGGGAGGCCATCAACGGCGCCTGGCTCGAGCTCCGTCGGCGGCAGGACCGCAAGCTCGAGGGCGAAGAGCTCACGCGCTTCCTCGGCTGGGTCAAGGAAATCGGGCTCCGGTTCGACGGCTCCGGCCACCGCACGATGCTGCGCAACGACATCTACGACTTCTCGCGGCTCGGCATGCTGCTGGAGCGGGCGGACAACACGGCGCGCATCCTGGACGTGAAGTACCACCTGCTGCTGCCGAAGGAGACGCAGGTCGGCGGCGGGCTGGACTACTACCAGTGGTCGGCCATCCTACGGGCGGTGTCCGCGGTCACGAGCTATCATTGGGTGTACCGCGAGAGCCTGAAGCCGTGGCTGATCGCGGACCTGCTGATCCTCAACGACCAGATGCCGCGATCGCTCGCCGCCTGCTACGGCGACCTTGTGCGCCACCTCGACGATCTTGCGAGCGGCTACGGACGGCAGGGCCCCGCCCAGCGGATCGCCCGCTCGACCCGGATCAAGCTCGAGAACGCGGAGATCAAGCAGGTCTTCCAGGGCGGGCTGCACGAGTTCATCACCGAGTTCATCGCGGACAACAACCGCCTCGGCGCCGCGATCGCGGAGCAGTATCTGGTATGA
- the radC gene encoding DNA repair protein RadC, with protein MATRSRGGDGGEVELPGLSEAAPVRSRQKSAPKVEAPHYAGHRERLRVRFLETGPDSLPDYELMELVLFRTIPMKDVKPLAKQLVATFGSFAEALAAPYERLVEIKGVKDATATDFKILEGAARRFAKGAIGKRPVLSSWSAVIDYCRTAMAFEDRERFRILFLDKRNALIADEVQQTGTIDHTPVYPREVVRRALELRATALILVHNHPSGDPTPSRADIEMTKTIVDVGKPLGILVHDHVIVGREGHASFRGLKLI; from the coding sequence ATGGCGACGAGGTCTCGAGGCGGCGACGGCGGGGAAGTGGAGCTGCCGGGCCTCTCCGAGGCGGCGCCCGTCCGCTCGCGTCAGAAATCGGCGCCTAAGGTTGAGGCGCCGCACTACGCCGGCCACCGAGAACGCCTGCGGGTGCGGTTCCTCGAAACGGGACCGGATTCGCTCCCTGACTACGAGCTGATGGAGTTGGTGCTCTTCCGCACGATCCCCATGAAGGACGTGAAGCCGCTGGCGAAGCAACTGGTCGCGACCTTCGGCTCCTTCGCGGAAGCGCTTGCGGCGCCCTACGAGCGCCTCGTCGAGATCAAGGGCGTCAAGGACGCCACGGCGACCGACTTCAAGATCCTGGAAGGCGCGGCGCGGCGCTTCGCGAAAGGCGCGATCGGCAAGCGTCCCGTGCTGTCGTCTTGGTCCGCCGTCATCGATTACTGTCGGACAGCCATGGCCTTCGAGGATCGCGAGCGCTTTCGGATTCTGTTTCTCGACAAGCGAAACGCTCTCATCGCCGACGAAGTGCAGCAGACCGGGACCATCGACCACACGCCGGTCTACCCGCGCGAGGTGGTCCGTCGCGCGTTGGAACTGCGCGCGACCGCGCTCATTCTCGTCCACAACCATCCCTCCGGCGATCCGACCCCCAGCCGCGCAGACATCGAGATGACGAAAACAATCGTGGACGTCGGGAAGCCTCTCGGCATTCTCGTGCACGACCACGTCATCGTCGGACGCGAAGGACACGCCAGTTTCAGGGGTCTCAAGCTGATCTGA
- a CDS encoding transglutaminase family protein: MRLSIRHQITYGFETPATAVVQTLRLTPRNYEGQHVVRWRLDVDRNCRLRSSEDAFGNLTHVFAAEGPIETLTVLVEGEVDTMDNAGVVRSTVERFPPALYLRNTDLTAPDLDIGAYAEAVISESPGDVLAQLHTLLAALHEDMSYERGPRDSMTTAAEAFRLKRGASHDLAHVFLVAARHLGIPARYVSGYYRRDDEAEPASDGGHAWVEAHVPGLGWVGFDPSTGVSTTDRHVRLASALDYLGAAPVRGTHYGGGGETLEISAVVSDCQATRNYRRNVRSDPAPDAPAIGGQTQSQR, encoded by the coding sequence ATGCGCCTGAGCATTCGCCATCAGATCACCTACGGCTTCGAGACGCCCGCGACCGCGGTCGTGCAGACGCTTCGACTGACCCCGCGGAACTACGAAGGCCAGCACGTCGTGCGGTGGCGGCTCGACGTCGACCGCAACTGCCGGCTCCGGTCGTCGGAAGACGCCTTCGGCAACCTCACGCATGTGTTCGCCGCCGAGGGTCCGATCGAGACCCTGACCGTTCTGGTCGAGGGCGAAGTGGACACGATGGACAACGCCGGGGTGGTGCGCTCGACAGTCGAGCGCTTCCCGCCCGCGCTCTACCTCCGGAACACCGACCTCACGGCGCCCGATCTCGACATCGGCGCCTACGCCGAGGCCGTCATCTCGGAGAGCCCCGGCGACGTGCTGGCGCAGCTCCACACGCTGCTGGCGGCGCTGCACGAGGACATGAGCTACGAGCGCGGCCCGCGCGACAGCATGACGACGGCTGCGGAAGCTTTCCGCCTGAAGCGCGGCGCGAGCCACGACCTGGCCCATGTCTTTCTCGTCGCCGCGCGCCACCTCGGCATTCCCGCGCGCTACGTCAGCGGCTACTACCGGCGCGACGACGAGGCGGAGCCCGCGAGCGACGGCGGCCACGCCTGGGTGGAGGCCCATGTGCCCGGCCTCGGCTGGGTGGGTTTCGACCCGTCGACCGGCGTGTCGACCACCGACCGGCACGTCCGGCTTGCGAGCGCGCTCGATTATCTCGGCGCGGCCCCCGTCCGGGGGACTCATTACGGCGGCGGCGGCGAGACGCTCGAGATCTCGGCCGTGGTCAGCGACTGCCAAGCCACGCGCAACTACCGCCGAAACGTCCGCTCCGATCCCGCGCCTGATGCGCCCGCCATTGGTGGGCAGACGCAGTCGCAGCGCTAG
- the map gene encoding type I methionyl aminopeptidase: MTFVDAQTAPLRKNGAIKIHDAEAFEGMRRAGRLVAEALDLMNDHVAPGVTTEALDKLALEFAMDHGALPACLYYRGYTKTICSSINHVVCHGIPNDKPLREGDIVNIDVTFILDGWHGDSSRMYPVGQIPRRAERLIEITYESLMRGLAAIKPGATTGDIGAAIQEYAESERTSVVRDFCGHGIGRLFHDEPNILHYGRAGEGVPLKPGMFFTVEPMINLGRPHVKVLADGWTAVTRDRSLSAQFEHMIGVTDKGCEIFTLSPRGLHQPTFAASA, translated from the coding sequence ATGACCTTCGTCGACGCCCAGACCGCCCCGCTCCGTAAGAACGGGGCGATCAAGATTCATGACGCAGAGGCGTTCGAAGGCATGCGGCGCGCCGGCCGGCTGGTGGCGGAAGCGCTCGACCTCATGAACGATCACGTGGCGCCGGGCGTGACGACCGAAGCGCTCGACAAGCTGGCGCTCGAGTTCGCGATGGACCACGGCGCGCTGCCGGCGTGCCTTTACTACCGCGGCTACACCAAGACGATCTGCAGCTCGATCAACCACGTGGTCTGCCACGGCATCCCCAACGACAAGCCGCTGCGCGAGGGGGACATCGTCAACATCGACGTCACCTTCATCCTGGACGGTTGGCATGGGGACTCGAGCCGGATGTATCCGGTGGGCCAGATCCCTCGCCGCGCCGAGCGGCTGATCGAGATCACCTACGAATCGCTGATGCGCGGTCTCGCCGCGATCAAGCCGGGCGCGACGACCGGCGACATCGGCGCGGCGATCCAGGAGTACGCCGAGAGCGAGCGGACCTCGGTGGTGCGCGACTTCTGCGGCCACGGCATCGGCCGTCTGTTCCACGACGAGCCGAACATCCTGCACTATGGCCGCGCCGGCGAAGGCGTTCCGCTCAAGCCGGGCATGTTCTTCACTGTGGAGCCGATGATCAACCTCGGCCGCCCTCATGTGAAGGTGCTCGCCGACGGCTGGACCGCGGTGACGCGCGACCGGTCGCTCTCGGCGCAGTTCGAGCACATGATCGGCGTGACCGACAAAGGTTGCGAGATCTTCACGCTGTCGCCGCGCGGGCTTCACCAGCCGACGTTCGCCGCCTCCGCCTGA
- a CDS encoding DUF2155 domain-containing protein: MSFRRLLTAAALSVGALHGAPAQAQSPGTAPIGPQPKAAKPEIVAPTPRIDNPVAVFNGLDKITGRITEFDAPIDKTVAFGELKVTPHVCYTRPPTEAPNTTSYVDVVETTLANEQKKIFSGWMFASSPGLSGVEHPIYDVWLVDCKGGARPQAPQGPTLGE, translated from the coding sequence GTGTCCTTCAGACGTCTTCTGACCGCCGCCGCCCTGTCCGTCGGCGCGCTCCATGGGGCTCCCGCGCAGGCCCAGAGCCCCGGCACCGCGCCGATCGGCCCTCAGCCGAAGGCGGCGAAACCCGAAATCGTCGCGCCGACCCCGCGCATCGACAACCCCGTGGCGGTGTTCAACGGGCTGGACAAGATCACCGGCCGCATCACCGAATTCGACGCGCCGATCGACAAGACGGTGGCCTTCGGCGAGCTCAAGGTCACGCCGCACGTGTGCTACACGCGGCCGCCGACCGAGGCGCCGAACACGACGTCGTATGTCGACGTGGTCGAGACGACGCTGGCCAACGAGCAGAAGAAGATTTTCTCGGGCTGGATGTTCGCCTCCAGCCCCGGGCTGTCCGGGGTCGAACACCCGATTTACGACGTGTGGCTGGTCGACTGCAAAGGCGGCGCCCGCCCGCAGGCGCCGCAGGGGCCGACGCTCGGCGAGTGA
- the accC gene encoding acetyl-CoA carboxylase biotin carboxylase subunit — MASFDKVLIANRGEIALRILRACKELGIATVAVHSTADADAMHVRLADESVCIGPPAARDSYLNIPALLAACEITGADAVHPGYGFLSENARFAEILEEHGLIFIGPKPEHIRIMGDKIAAKQTAKRLGIPVVPGSDGGITDDDEAKRVAREIGYPVLVKAASGGGGRGMKVAMTEDDLVEALQTARSEAKAAFGDDAVYLEKYLGKPRHIEVQVLGDGQGAAIHLGERDCSLQRRHQKVWEEAPSPALNAEQRETIGETVAAAMRELKYRGVGTVEFLYENGEFYFIEMNTRIQVEHPVTEMVTGIDLINEQIRIASGAKLAIAQEDVVFRGHAIECRVNAENAETFRPSPGRIAYYHVPGGLGVRVDSAAYQGYLIPPHYDSMIGKLIVHGRNRTECLMRLRRALDEFVVDGVDTTLPLFRRLVRDPSIQDGEYDIHWLEKMLADSQGAA, encoded by the coding sequence ATGGCGAGCTTCGACAAGGTTTTGATCGCCAACCGCGGCGAGATCGCGCTGCGCATCCTGCGCGCCTGCAAGGAGCTCGGCATCGCGACCGTCGCCGTGCACTCGACGGCCGACGCGGACGCCATGCACGTCCGCCTCGCGGACGAAAGCGTCTGCATCGGCCCGCCGGCCGCCCGCGACAGCTACCTCAACATTCCGGCCTTGCTCGCCGCCTGCGAGATCACCGGCGCGGACGCCGTGCACCCGGGCTACGGCTTCCTGTCCGAGAACGCGCGCTTCGCCGAGATTCTCGAGGAGCACGGGCTGATCTTCATCGGCCCGAAGCCCGAACACATCCGCATCATGGGCGACAAGATCGCCGCAAAGCAGACCGCGAAGCGGCTGGGCATCCCCGTCGTTCCGGGCTCGGACGGCGGAATCACCGATGACGACGAGGCCAAGCGCGTCGCCCGCGAGATCGGCTATCCCGTGCTGGTGAAGGCGGCGTCGGGCGGCGGCGGGCGCGGCATGAAGGTCGCGATGACCGAGGACGACCTCGTCGAGGCGCTGCAGACCGCGCGCTCCGAGGCGAAGGCGGCGTTCGGCGACGACGCGGTCTATCTCGAGAAGTACCTCGGCAAGCCGCGCCACATCGAGGTGCAGGTGCTGGGCGACGGCCAGGGCGCCGCCATCCATCTCGGCGAGCGCGACTGCTCGCTGCAGCGCCGCCACCAGAAGGTCTGGGAAGAGGCGCCCTCTCCGGCCCTCAACGCCGAGCAGCGCGAGACGATCGGCGAGACGGTCGCCGCCGCCATGCGCGAGCTCAAGTACCGTGGCGTCGGCACGGTCGAGTTCCTGTATGAGAACGGCGAGTTCTACTTCATCGAGATGAACACCCGGATCCAGGTCGAGCATCCGGTGACCGAGATGGTCACGGGCATCGACCTGATCAACGAGCAGATCCGCATCGCGAGCGGCGCCAAGCTTGCGATCGCCCAGGAGGACGTGGTCTTCCGCGGCCACGCCATCGAATGCCGCGTGAACGCGGAGAACGCCGAAACCTTCCGCCCCTCCCCCGGCCGCATCGCCTACTATCACGTGCCGGGCGGGCTTGGCGTCCGCGTGGATTCCGCAGCCTATCAGGGCTATCTGATCCCGCCGCACTACGACAGCATGATCGGCAAGCTGATCGTCCACGGCCGCAACCGCACCGAATGCCTGATGCGGCTCCGGCGCGCGCTCGACGAGTTCGTGGTGGACGGCGTCGACACCACCCTGCCGCTGTTCCGCCGGCTGGTGCGCGACCCCTCGATCCAGGACGGCGAGTACGACATCCACTGGCTGGAGAAGATGTTGGCGGACAGCCAAGGGGCCGCTTAA
- the aat gene encoding leucyl/phenylalanyl-tRNA--protein transferase: MTRINDVLVEITPEVLLKAYACGIFPMAESADDPGLYWIEPELRGVVPLDGFHVTERLARTVRADVFEMRVDSAFEAVLDGCASPAPGRMKTWINGRIRRLYLDLFRLGHCHSVEAWRDEKLVGGLYGVRLGGAFFGESMFHVERDASKVALVHLVARLKRGGFSLLDTQFVTDHLRRFGAVETPRRDYHRLLDAAVERDADFFSWPKDRTVSGAEALDAVR, translated from the coding sequence ATGACCCGCATCAACGACGTTCTCGTCGAGATCACGCCCGAGGTGCTGCTCAAGGCCTACGCCTGCGGCATCTTCCCGATGGCGGAGAGCGCCGACGATCCGGGGCTCTACTGGATCGAGCCCGAGTTGCGCGGCGTGGTGCCGCTCGACGGCTTCCACGTGACAGAGCGCCTCGCCCGGACGGTGAGGGCGGACGTGTTCGAGATGCGCGTCGACAGCGCCTTCGAGGCCGTGCTCGACGGCTGCGCCTCGCCGGCGCCCGGCCGCATGAAGACGTGGATCAACGGCCGCATCCGCCGGCTCTACCTCGACCTCTTCCGGCTCGGGCACTGCCACAGCGTCGAAGCCTGGCGGGACGAAAAGCTCGTCGGCGGGCTCTACGGGGTGCGGCTCGGCGGCGCCTTCTTCGGCGAGAGCATGTTCCACGTGGAGCGCGACGCGTCGAAGGTTGCGCTCGTGCACCTCGTCGCTCGCCTCAAGCGGGGCGGCTTCTCCTTGCTCGACACCCAGTTCGTCACCGACCACCTCAGGCGGTTCGGCGCGGTCGAGACGCCGCGACGCGACTATCACCGCTTGCTCGACGCTGCGGTGGAGCGGGACGCGGACTTCTTTTCCTGGCCCAAGGATCGGACGGTCAGTGGGGCCGAAGCCCTCGACGCGGTTCGGTAA
- a CDS encoding NADH:ubiquinone oxidoreductase subunit NDUFA12: MSLMSVLTDIFTWWNGSTIGTRVALRGGEFVGEDEVGNRYYRLKNDPTKNAAFGTERRWVVYAGYADASAIPTGWHGWMHHTVDTPPTSESYAAKEWQKPHRSNKTGSVEAYRPAGSTLSADRRRPAATGDYDAWSPGA, encoded by the coding sequence ATGTCCCTGATGAGCGTCCTCACCGACATCTTCACCTGGTGGAACGGCTCCACCATCGGCACGCGCGTGGCGCTGCGGGGAGGGGAGTTCGTCGGCGAGGACGAGGTCGGAAACCGGTACTACCGGCTGAAGAACGACCCGACCAAAAACGCCGCCTTCGGAACCGAGCGCCGCTGGGTGGTCTACGCGGGCTACGCTGACGCCTCCGCCATTCCGACCGGCTGGCACGGCTGGATGCATCACACCGTCGACACGCCGCCGACAAGCGAGAGCTACGCCGCCAAGGAGTGGCAGAAGCCGCACCGGTCCAACAAGACCGGCTCGGTCGAGGCCTACCGCCCCGCGGGTTCGACCCTGTCGGCCGATCGCCGCCGCCCGGCCGCGACCGGGGACTACGACGCCTGGTCCCCGGGCGCCTGA
- a CDS encoding circularly permuted type 2 ATP-grasp protein, which produces MTLADGSVRQAYAKLSEWLKTAPADLLNYRVEEAELLFRRIGITFAVYGDQQAQERLIPFDIIPRIITAEEWGRLSVGLEQRVDALNRFISDIYGRREILKAGIIPEDLVFQNEAFRPEMAGKTPPHDIWVHIAGIDIVRVDSETFYVLEDNARTPSGVSYMLENREVMIRLFPELFSRHRVAPVERYSDELLATLRSLAPRSSSADPNVVLLTPGVYNSAYYEHSFLADKLGIELVEGRDLFVRDDVVYMRTTEGPKRVDVIYRRLDDEFLDPLVFRPDSVLGVPGLMAAYHAGNVTLTNAVGTGVADDKAIYSYMPEIIKFYLGSEPILKNVPTYRCREPEALKYVLDHLPELVVKEVHGSGGYGMLVGPHASKEQIELFRAKLIASPAGFIAQPTLALSTCPTYVNSGVAPRHVDLRPFVLTGSDGVRIVPGGLTRVAMREGSLVVNSSQGGGTKDTWVLDE; this is translated from the coding sequence ATGACCCTGGCTGACGGCTCCGTCCGCCAGGCGTACGCCAAGCTTTCGGAATGGCTTAAGACGGCCCCCGCCGATCTGCTGAACTACCGCGTCGAAGAGGCGGAGCTTCTGTTCCGGCGCATCGGCATCACCTTCGCGGTCTACGGCGACCAGCAGGCGCAGGAGCGCCTGATCCCTTTCGACATCATTCCGCGGATCATCACCGCCGAGGAGTGGGGACGCCTGAGCGTCGGGCTGGAGCAGCGCGTCGACGCGCTGAACCGCTTCATCTCGGACATCTACGGGCGCCGGGAAATCCTCAAGGCCGGCATCATTCCGGAGGACCTCGTCTTTCAGAACGAGGCGTTCCGCCCCGAGATGGCGGGAAAGACGCCGCCGCACGACATCTGGGTGCACATCGCCGGCATCGACATCGTGCGGGTGGACTCCGAGACCTTCTACGTCCTCGAGGACAACGCGCGCACGCCCTCCGGCGTCTCCTACATGCTGGAGAACCGGGAGGTGATGATCCGCCTGTTCCCGGAGCTGTTCTCGCGTCATCGCGTGGCGCCGGTGGAACGCTACTCCGACGAACTGCTGGCCACGCTGCGGTCGCTCGCGCCACGGTCGTCCTCGGCCGATCCCAACGTCGTGCTGCTGACGCCGGGCGTCTACAACTCGGCCTACTACGAGCACTCCTTCCTGGCCGACAAGCTCGGCATCGAGCTGGTAGAGGGCCGGGATCTCTTCGTGCGGGACGACGTCGTCTACATGCGCACGACCGAGGGACCGAAACGCGTCGACGTGATCTATCGCCGGCTCGACGACGAGTTCCTGGACCCGCTGGTGTTCCGGCCCGACAGCGTGCTCGGCGTGCCGGGCCTGATGGCCGCCTACCACGCCGGCAACGTGACGCTGACCAACGCGGTCGGCACGGGCGTCGCCGACGACAAGGCGATCTACAGCTACATGCCGGAGATCATCAAATTCTACCTCGGCTCCGAGCCGATCCTGAAGAACGTTCCGACCTACCGCTGCCGCGAGCCGGAAGCGCTGAAATACGTGCTCGACCACCTGCCCGAGCTGGTGGTGAAGGAGGTCCACGGCTCCGGCGGCTACGGCATGCTTGTCGGGCCGCACGCCTCGAAGGAGCAGATCGAACTGTTCCGCGCCAAGCTCATCGCGTCGCCGGCCGGGTTCATCGCGCAGCCGACGCTGGCGCTCTCGACATGCCCCACCTACGTGAACTCCGGCGTCGCGCCGCGGCACGTGGATCTCAGGCCCTTCGTGCTGACGGGCTCCGACGGGGTCCGGATCGTGCCCGGCGGCCTCACCCGCGTGGCGATGCGCGAAGGGTCGCTGGTGGTGAACTCGAGCCAGGGCGGCGGCACCAAGGACACTTGGGTGCTGGACGAATGA